In Sporosarcina sp. PTS2304, a genomic segment contains:
- a CDS encoding heme A synthase has protein sequence MRYNRFLKWFGIASTIGMLAILLGGALVTKTDSGMGCGRHWPGCNGQLIPDEITAEVLIEFSHRLVTGGVGIFIVILAVWSWKALGHVRETKFLSFMAVFFLILQALIGAAQVLWGQGDFILALHFGISLISFAAVFLLTLLVFEVDKKFDSDKLRIDKSLRFHTIGVTIYSYFVIYTGALVRHTDSGLICADWPLCRNNEFSLPRNMYEWIQMGHRLAAALIFIWIAFIAIKAIKNYKDQRVIYWGWISAFILVLAQATTGMIVVLTKLNLYVALLHSLFVTLLFGLLTYLVLLVSRSRTKL, from the coding sequence TTGCGATATAATAGGTTCTTAAAATGGTTTGGTATTGCATCCACTATTGGTATGCTCGCTATTTTACTCGGTGGTGCTCTCGTCACAAAAACAGACAGCGGAATGGGATGCGGCAGACATTGGCCGGGATGCAATGGTCAGTTAATTCCAGACGAAATTACCGCAGAAGTACTCATTGAATTTTCGCATCGCCTAGTAACGGGCGGCGTAGGAATTTTCATTGTAATTCTCGCAGTTTGGTCTTGGAAAGCTCTCGGTCATGTTCGCGAAACTAAATTTTTGTCTTTTATGGCAGTATTCTTTTTAATTTTACAAGCATTAATTGGAGCGGCGCAGGTTTTATGGGGGCAAGGTGACTTCATACTAGCTCTTCATTTCGGTATTTCTTTAATTTCATTTGCTGCGGTTTTCTTACTAACGCTATTAGTTTTTGAAGTGGATAAGAAATTTGATTCGGATAAACTGAGAATTGATAAATCGCTTCGTTTCCATACAATTGGTGTAACGATTTATTCATACTTTGTCATTTATACAGGAGCGCTCGTCAGACATACCGATTCAGGACTAATTTGTGCTGATTGGCCGCTTTGTAGAAATAATGAATTTAGTTTACCACGCAATATGTATGAATGGATTCAAATGGGTCATCGTCTAGCAGCCGCTCTGATTTTCATATGGATTGCTTTTATCGCAATTAAAGCGATTAAAAATTATAAAGATCAGCGGGTCATTTACTGGGGATGGATCAGTGCATTTATATTAGTTTTGGCACAAGCAACTACGGGAATGATCGTTGTACTGACTAAATTGAATTTATATGTCGCTCTGTTGCACTCATTATTTGTGACATTATTATTCGGTCTATTGACATATTTAGTCCTTCTCGTATCACGCAGCCGTACAAAGCTTTAA
- the cyoE gene encoding heme o synthase has product MSNGRTLSTVADPKVETITLWKDFLALIKIGIVNSNLITTFTGLFLAFQFTGKSFLHNFDLLVFAILGTGLIIAASGALNNLIDRDIDPVMSRTKSRPTVTGRFKAPAVLTLAITFLIAGEVLLFSASAVAGWLGIIGVLAYVVLYSMWSKRQHVSNTVVGSISGAVPPLIGWAAVDPTLPMGAWALFLIMFIWQPPHFYALAMRRTEEYRAANIPMLPVVKGFERTKKSMLMWVLLLFPLPFLLQQLGTGFVVFATFMNIGWLYLALRGFKAKDDLKWATSMFVYSLNYMTILFVSMIIFSIFI; this is encoded by the coding sequence ATGTCAAACGGTCGAACACTTTCGACAGTTGCAGATCCAAAAGTGGAGACGATTACATTATGGAAAGACTTTTTGGCGCTTATCAAAATTGGTATCGTCAATTCGAATTTGATTACTACGTTCACCGGTCTTTTTTTGGCATTTCAATTCACTGGCAAAAGTTTTCTTCATAACTTCGATCTATTGGTATTTGCAATTTTGGGAACAGGGTTGATCATTGCGGCATCTGGTGCGTTAAACAATTTGATTGATCGCGATATTGATCCCGTCATGTCGAGAACGAAGTCGAGGCCGACAGTAACAGGAAGATTTAAAGCACCCGCTGTACTGACGTTAGCTATCACTTTCCTGATAGCAGGGGAAGTTCTTCTGTTTTCAGCTTCTGCTGTTGCAGGGTGGCTTGGGATTATTGGAGTCTTGGCTTATGTCGTTCTGTACTCCATGTGGTCTAAGCGTCAGCACGTCAGCAATACAGTAGTAGGCAGTATCTCTGGAGCTGTACCACCACTTATTGGATGGGCAGCGGTAGATCCTACACTGCCAATGGGAGCGTGGGCATTGTTTTTAATTATGTTCATATGGCAACCACCTCATTTTTATGCGCTGGCTATGCGAAGAACAGAGGAGTATCGGGCTGCAAACATTCCGATGCTACCTGTAGTAAAAGGATTTGAGCGGACGAAAAAGTCTATGCTTATGTGGGTATTGTTATTATTCCCATTACCTTTCTTGCTTCAACAACTCGGAACCGGGTTTGTTGTGTTTGCAACTTTTATGAATATTGGTTGGCTTTATTTGGCACTTAGAGGATTTAAAGCTAAAGACGATTTGAAATGGGCTACTTCAATGTTTGTCTATTCATTGAATTACATGACAATTTTATTTGTCTCCATGATTATTTTCTCCATATTCATTTAA
- the coxB gene encoding cytochrome c oxidase subunit II produces the protein MIKGLKKWRLFSLLAVFAVFLAGCGNEEISTFQPAGQVAKDQFNLLLLASGIMLLVIIVVVAIYAVSLVRFRRSKLGEDHMPEQVEGSHVLELVWTFIPIVLILILAVPTVYYTYKLGDVKAMGAVDDEGNAENLVVDVTAKLYWWEFEYPDLGIVTAQELVVPTDEKVYFNLIAADVKHSFWIPSVGGKLDTNVENVNKFYLSFEKESEGLKDGVFYGKCAELCGPSHALMDFKVKTLPRAQFDEWVVAMQETQDNPVVANADGEEVFNQSCIGCHAVSGVGESGAKGPNLATFGDRNRVAGFLDHDEENLKDWIRDTQKHKPGNTMPSFSEDQISDADLDALAEYLLGLQVAK, from the coding sequence ATGATTAAAGGACTCAAAAAGTGGCGTCTCTTTTCTTTATTAGCGGTTTTTGCAGTGTTCTTGGCGGGTTGTGGAAATGAAGAGATTTCTACTTTCCAACCAGCAGGACAAGTCGCTAAAGATCAGTTCAACTTGCTGCTGTTAGCTTCAGGAATCATGTTACTAGTCATCATTGTTGTAGTAGCAATTTACGCAGTGTCGCTAGTACGCTTCAGACGTTCCAAATTGGGTGAAGATCATATGCCTGAGCAAGTCGAGGGAAGTCATGTATTGGAGCTGGTTTGGACGTTCATTCCAATCGTATTAATCCTAATCCTTGCTGTGCCGACCGTGTACTACACGTACAAACTAGGCGACGTTAAAGCAATGGGTGCAGTAGATGATGAGGGGAATGCTGAAAACCTGGTAGTAGATGTAACAGCAAAATTGTATTGGTGGGAATTCGAGTATCCTGACTTAGGTATTGTTACAGCACAGGAACTAGTTGTACCTACAGATGAGAAAGTGTATTTCAACTTGATTGCTGCAGACGTGAAACATTCGTTCTGGATTCCGTCTGTCGGTGGTAAGCTAGATACGAACGTGGAAAACGTCAATAAGTTTTATCTTTCATTCGAAAAAGAATCTGAAGGCTTAAAAGACGGTGTTTTCTACGGAAAATGTGCTGAGCTATGTGGACCTTCTCACGCATTAATGGACTTTAAAGTAAAAACATTACCAAGAGCACAGTTCGACGAGTGGGTTGTTGCTATGCAAGAAACGCAAGATAATCCTGTAGTTGCTAATGCTGATGGTGAAGAAGTATTTAATCAAAGCTGTATCGGATGTCACGCAGTTTCCGGTGTAGGTGAATCTGGCGCAAAAGGACCGAACTTAGCTACATTTGGTGATCGTAACCGCGTAGCAGGATTCTTGGATCATGATGAAGAGAACCTGAAAGATTGGATTCGTGACACGCAGAAACATAAACCAGGTAATACAATGCCTTCATTCAGTGAAGATCAGATTTCTGATGCAGATTTGGATGCACTGGCTGAATACTTATTAGGCTTACAAGTCGCAAAATAA
- a CDS encoding cytochrome c oxidase subunit I — protein sequence MSSVAQKSGFGATLWDWLTTVDHKKIGILYLLGGLFFFVLGGIEAMIIRLQLMVPNNDLVTAGLFNDLITMHGTTMIFLAAMPILFGFMNAIVPLQIGARDVAFPFINSLGFWMFVFGGLFLNISWLFGEVPDAGWTSYASLSLHSPGHGIDFYAIGLQIAGGGTLMAGINFLVTIINMRAPGMTYMRMPLFTWTTFVASAMILFAFPPLTIGLFFLTFDRMFSGNFFDHTMGGNTIIWEHIFWIFGHPEVYILILPAFGIFSEIFATFSRKRLFGYTAMVFATVLIGFLGFMVWAHHMFTVGLGPTANAIFAVATMAIAVPTGVKIFNWLLTIWGGSIKVTTPMLYALGFIPSFVMGGVTGVMQGAAPLDYQLHDSYFIVAHFHYVIVGGVVLAIFAALHYWWPKMFGTMLHEGLGKITFVFFFIGFHLTFLIQHWLGFWGMPRRVWTFMDGQGWNMPNFVSTIGAILMAIGFIVMVINIIITTVKNERVGNDPWGDGRTLEWAIESPPVFYNFAATPLVRGLDTLWIEKMEGSKEMITPAEPITDIHMPHGSIIPMLMSLGLFIAGFGAMFHQETSWGLPVLIFGLAFTFVMMATRSLKDDLGFYVTKEQILQDLKNKGGRD from the coding sequence GTGAGTTCAGTTGCTCAAAAAAGTGGCTTTGGCGCAACACTCTGGGATTGGCTGACGACAGTCGACCATAAGAAGATTGGAATTCTGTATCTCCTTGGGGGACTATTCTTCTTCGTCCTAGGTGGTATTGAAGCGATGATCATTCGTCTTCAGTTGATGGTGCCAAACAACGATCTCGTAACAGCAGGTCTTTTCAATGATTTAATTACGATGCACGGAACAACCATGATATTCTTGGCAGCGATGCCGATTCTATTTGGTTTTATGAACGCTATCGTACCGCTTCAAATTGGAGCTCGTGACGTAGCATTCCCGTTCATTAACTCATTAGGTTTTTGGATGTTCGTATTTGGTGGATTATTCTTAAACATCTCATGGCTTTTCGGTGAGGTTCCAGATGCTGGTTGGACTTCTTATGCATCTTTATCGCTTCATTCGCCAGGTCATGGTATTGATTTCTATGCAATTGGTTTGCAAATCGCTGGTGGTGGTACGTTAATGGCAGGGATTAACTTCCTTGTTACAATTATCAATATGCGTGCACCGGGTATGACATATATGCGTATGCCATTATTTACATGGACTACGTTCGTTGCATCTGCAATGATCCTATTCGCATTCCCACCATTAACTATCGGTTTGTTCTTCTTAACATTTGACCGTATGTTCAGCGGTAACTTCTTTGACCATACGATGGGCGGAAACACAATTATCTGGGAGCATATTTTCTGGATTTTCGGTCACCCTGAAGTATATATCTTGATCTTACCAGCATTCGGTATTTTCTCTGAGATTTTCGCTACATTCTCACGTAAGCGTCTATTCGGTTATACAGCGATGGTTTTCGCTACAGTATTAATCGGTTTCTTAGGATTCATGGTTTGGGCTCACCATATGTTTACAGTTGGTCTTGGGCCGACAGCGAACGCAATTTTCGCGGTAGCTACTATGGCGATCGCGGTACCAACAGGTGTTAAGATCTTTAACTGGTTGCTCACAATTTGGGGCGGTAGCATTAAAGTTACAACTCCAATGTTGTATGCTCTAGGTTTTATTCCTTCATTCGTAATGGGTGGGGTTACTGGAGTTATGCAAGGTGCTGCACCACTTGATTACCAATTACACGATTCTTACTTTATCGTAGCTCACTTCCACTACGTAATCGTCGGTGGGGTTGTACTAGCTATTTTTGCGGCACTTCACTACTGGTGGCCAAAAATGTTCGGTACGATGCTTCATGAAGGTTTAGGAAAAATTACGTTTGTGTTCTTCTTTATCGGTTTCCACTTAACATTCCTAATTCAGCACTGGTTAGGTTTCTGGGGAATGCCACGTCGTGTTTGGACATTTATGGACGGACAGGGCTGGAATATGCCGAACTTTGTAAGTACAATTGGTGCTATTTTAATGGCAATCGGTTTTATCGTAATGGTGATCAACATCATTATTACAACTGTTAAAAACGAGCGTGTTGGGAATGACCCTTGGGGCGATGGTCGTACACTTGAGTGGGCGATTGAATCACCTCCAGTATTCTACAACTTCGCTGCAACACCATTAGTACGTGGTTTAGATACGCTATGGATTGAAAAAATGGAAGGCAGTAAAGAAATGATTACACCTGCTGAGCCTATTACGGATATTCACATGCCTCACGGTTCAATTATCCCAATGCTTATGTCTCTTGGACTATTCATTGCAGGATTTGGTGCAATGTTCCACCAAGAAACTTCTTGGGGACTTCCAGTATTAATTTTCGGTCTTGCATTTACATTTGTTATGATGGCTACTCGTTCATTGAAAGATGACCTTGGGTTCTACGTAACAAAAGAGCAAATCCTACAAGATTTAAAGAATAAAGGGGGTCGTGACTAA
- a CDS encoding cytochrome c oxidase subunit 3, which produces MDLNTKFTPETWPAHPEKATLEAKNKFVGFWLFLGGETILFATLFATYMALKNKGPSGFGFSTQELYTLPLVFVMTMLLLTSSLTSVYAMYHLKSYNFKKMQLWLALTAFLGLGFLMLEVYEFSHYVQEGFTFSNSAFSSSFFTLVGTHGFHVAIGLVWVTLLIFRNSKRGLNLYNATKYYTFSLYWHFIDVVWVFIFTVVYLMGVIG; this is translated from the coding sequence ATGGATTTGAATACTAAATTCACCCCTGAGACATGGCCTGCTCATCCAGAGAAAGCAACACTGGAAGCAAAAAACAAGTTCGTTGGTTTCTGGCTCTTCCTCGGTGGAGAAACAATTCTCTTCGCTACTTTGTTTGCAACATACATGGCTTTGAAAAACAAAGGTCCTAGTGGCTTTGGTTTCTCAACACAAGAACTATACACGTTACCGTTAGTATTTGTTATGACGATGTTATTATTGACATCTTCTTTGACAAGTGTGTATGCAATGTATCACTTGAAAAGTTACAATTTTAAAAAGATGCAACTATGGTTAGCCTTAACTGCATTTTTAGGACTTGGATTCTTGATGTTAGAAGTTTATGAGTTCTCTCACTATGTTCAAGAAGGATTTACATTCAGTAATAGTGCGTTTAGTTCTTCATTCTTCACATTAGTAGGAACACACGGTTTCCACGTAGCGATCGGTTTAGTATGGGTAACTTTACTAATCTTCCGTAACTCTAAGCGTGGTCTGAACTTGTATAACGCTACTAAGTATTATACATTTTCCCTATACTGGCACTTCATTGACGTAGTTTGGGTATTCATCTTCACTGTAGTCTACTTGATGGGAGTGATCGGTTAA
- a CDS encoding cytochrome C oxidase subunit IV family protein produces MAEIQMIKRSPVEQSLQQRRAKEAMRSQVTMFSLMIFLTLISFSMVAAHLSDVVGFSKFFVIPTLFLFAAVQVGLQLYYFMHMSEKGHGIPQMFMFTGALLGFLIPLTFVTIVWW; encoded by the coding sequence ATGGCAGAAATTCAAATGATTAAAAGGTCTCCAGTTGAACAATCTTTGCAGCAACGTCGCGCAAAAGAAGCTATGCGCAGCCAAGTGACAATGTTTTCATTGATGATCTTCTTAACTCTCATTTCGTTTTCGATGGTAGCAGCTCATCTATCTGACGTTGTCGGCTTTTCAAAGTTCTTTGTCATTCCAACACTCTTTTTGTTTGCTGCAGTACAAGTTGGTCTTCAACTATACTACTTCATGCATATGAGTGAAAAAGGACACGGCATTCCACAAATGTTTATGTTTACAGGTGCGTTGTTAGGATTTTTGATCCCACTGACATTTGTAACGATCGTTTGGTGGTAA
- the ctaG gene encoding cytochrome c oxidase assembly factor CtaG: protein MPLSIFGFRALWSPYFLLAIALGIVLYYLITVKWRDRFEGSEPVTKRQMIYFLASMVLLYIVKGSPMDLMGHILFSVHMAQMAMLLLIVAPFFIVGIPNWIWEKLLAKKVFNKVFMLFTKPIISLLVFTLMFSMYHYPMILDQVKLSLPLHTIFTVTLFISAIFLWWPVVNTVKGQPQLHGLKKIGYVILSALLITPACSLIIFVDVPVYETYTSGEAWLQAMALCVPSSTLAGLSGLGISGPELFTDMPTLYDQQLGGILMKVIQEIVYVVIIGRIFLSWAQYEKDNADEITRQDLLKRQKLTMHG from the coding sequence TTGCCTTTAAGTATTTTTGGTTTTCGGGCTTTATGGAGTCCTTATTTTTTACTAGCTATTGCACTTGGCATCGTTTTATACTACCTCATTACCGTTAAGTGGAGAGATCGCTTTGAAGGTTCTGAACCCGTTACGAAACGTCAGATGATATACTTTTTAGCTTCTATGGTTTTATTATATATCGTCAAAGGTTCTCCAATGGATTTAATGGGCCACATTTTATTCTCTGTTCATATGGCTCAGATGGCAATGCTACTACTGATCGTTGCACCGTTCTTTATTGTAGGAATTCCAAACTGGATATGGGAAAAGTTATTGGCCAAAAAAGTTTTTAATAAAGTATTTATGTTGTTTACGAAACCAATCATTAGTTTATTAGTATTTACATTAATGTTTTCGATGTACCATTATCCAATGATATTGGATCAAGTGAAATTGAGTTTGCCGCTACACACCATCTTCACAGTCACTCTTTTCATTTCAGCCATTTTCTTATGGTGGCCAGTAGTGAATACGGTTAAAGGGCAGCCACAGCTTCACGGTTTGAAAAAGATTGGATATGTTATTCTGAGTGCACTATTGATAACACCTGCATGTTCTTTAATCATTTTTGTAGATGTACCTGTCTATGAAACGTATACGAGCGGCGAGGCGTGGTTACAAGCGATGGCATTATGTGTACCGAGCTCAACACTTGCCGGGCTGTCAGGTTTAGGTATATCAGGTCCTGAGCTGTTTACGGACATGCCTACACTTTATGATCAGCAACTAGGTGGAATCTTAATGAAAGTAATTCAAGAAATCGTCTATGTAGTAATTATTGGCCGTATTTTCTTAAGTTGGGCGCAATATGAAAAAGATAATGCTGATGAGATTACACGTCAAGACCTGCTTAAACGTCAAAAGCTAACAATGCACGGATGA
- a CDS encoding DUF420 domain-containing protein, translated as MELPLLPTISTFFIVLSALLVAVGWYLIIQKKTVAHQKTMIAAAISAVLFFIIYISRTVFVGNTSFGGPDELKIYYTVFLIFHIILATTGAVFGVITIIAGLKNNLARHRKIGPVTSVIWFFTAITGVAVYLLLYVFYKGGETTSVFKAILGV; from the coding sequence ATGGAACTACCGTTATTACCGACAATTAGTACTTTCTTTATCGTATTATCGGCTTTACTAGTAGCCGTCGGATGGTATTTGATTATACAGAAAAAAACGGTCGCACATCAAAAGACGATGATAGCAGCAGCTATATCTGCGGTGCTGTTCTTTATCATTTATATTTCTAGGACAGTTTTCGTCGGGAACACTTCATTTGGTGGACCTGATGAACTGAAAATTTATTATACAGTGTTTCTAATATTTCATATTATACTTGCGACAACAGGTGCCGTTTTCGGTGTGATTACCATTATTGCGGGATTGAAAAATAATTTAGCGCGTCACCGAAAAATAGGTCCTGTAACGAGCGTGATTTGGTTTTTTACAGCGATTACAGGTGTTGCAGTGTATTTACTGCTTTATGTATTTTACAAGGGTGGCGAAACCACGTCTGTTTTTAAAGCTATACTAGGGGTATAA
- the ytvI gene encoding sporulation integral membrane protein YtvI yields the protein MKFITKRNLIITLTIIILLLIAFFILPVSIPIIVAFLTALALDPLVKWVEKKFKWKRKLSVIVNFIVFVGVILFLFFYTVTTLIGRIVHFTKEIPTYLNSLSSVWINTQSKLFQYTVGMPEDIITMLEKEFNGIVDSIRISLINLFAYERILALISDIPNFLVSFIVFMIALFLFMLELPNLKLMFYRHLTDATAQKVHYMMNKLNSVVLGFIKAQLLVSLIILVVSFIGLLLIIPKYAIIMSLVIWIIDVIPILGSIIILAPWSIYQYVSGDFAMGTKLAILAIILLVIRRTIEPKVMGSQIGLSPLPTLIAMFIGLKLFGVLGFFIGPMIVILFNTAREAGIIKLDFKV from the coding sequence TTGAAGTTTATTACAAAGCGTAATTTAATTATTACACTCACGATCATCATCTTACTATTAATTGCATTTTTTATTTTGCCTGTATCCATCCCGATTATAGTAGCTTTCTTAACAGCGCTAGCGTTGGATCCACTTGTGAAATGGGTGGAGAAAAAGTTTAAATGGAAAAGAAAACTGTCGGTCATTGTGAATTTCATCGTGTTTGTCGGTGTGATTCTTTTTCTTTTCTTCTATACAGTCACTACTCTGATTGGCAGAATCGTTCACTTCACTAAGGAAATCCCTACTTATTTAAATTCACTGTCAAGTGTCTGGATTAACACTCAAAGTAAATTATTTCAATACACTGTAGGTATGCCTGAAGACATTATTACAATGCTCGAAAAAGAATTTAACGGAATTGTCGATTCTATACGAATTTCATTGATTAATCTCTTTGCATATGAACGAATTTTAGCTTTAATTTCTGATATTCCGAACTTCCTTGTTAGTTTTATCGTGTTTATGATTGCTCTGTTTTTATTCATGCTCGAACTGCCCAATTTAAAACTGATGTTTTATCGTCATTTGACAGATGCCACTGCCCAAAAAGTTCACTATATGATGAATAAGTTAAATAGTGTCGTTTTAGGATTTATTAAAGCGCAATTGTTAGTCAGTTTAATCATTCTAGTCGTTTCGTTTATCGGACTGCTGTTAATCATTCCTAAATACGCGATTATTATGTCATTGGTTATTTGGATTATTGATGTTATTCCTATTTTAGGTTCTATTATCATTTTAGCACCTTGGTCGATTTATCAGTACGTATCAGGCGATTTCGCAATGGGGACAAAACTTGCGATTTTGGCAATTATTTTATTAGTTATTCGACGCACAATCGAACCTAAAGTAATGGGTTCTCAAATCGGCTTGTCTCCATTACCCACTTTGATCGCGATGTTCATAGGGTTAAAGCTATTCGGTGTCCTTGGTTTCTTCATTGGTCCTATGATCGTTATTCTTTTTAACACGGCAAGAGAAGCAGGTATTATAAAATTAGATTTTAAAGTGTAA
- a CDS encoding YugN family protein, whose protein sequence is MYVENTGIKGLVADLKVMEEIMLKNNLGLDGQWDYERVTFDKKYVIREGTYYLRIFGELVEGDIDGRKATVRLKQPVLGKYYYPFGVEYGEEEDFPASLVKDCELTTKAVYDELKQYSL, encoded by the coding sequence ATGTATGTTGAAAATACAGGCATTAAAGGCCTTGTAGCAGATTTAAAAGTTATGGAAGAAATTATGCTTAAGAATAATCTTGGACTAGATGGACAATGGGATTATGAGCGTGTAACTTTCGATAAGAAGTATGTGATCCGTGAAGGTACATATTACTTACGAATTTTCGGTGAATTAGTTGAAGGCGATATTGATGGTAGAAAAGCAACCGTCCGCTTAAAGCAACCTGTGCTTGGCAAATATTACTATCCATTTGGCGTAGAATACGGTGAAGAAGAAGACTTCCCGGCTAGCCTGGTGAAGGACTGCGAACTAACTACTAAGGCAGTATATGACGAGTTAAAGCAATATAGTTTGTAA
- a CDS encoding CAP-associated domain-containing protein: MNDNISENKPLESPVQHGSPIAVPEKGQLIDGDGMPRPTEGISIYVGGKSEKLEEAFGKPTRVEPSSFQYEWWIYTEEPRFMASVLKGKVNQIYTADTTVDVSPFTIRQDVEEIHRFTPIESEINVTIKDNIYTFSLNSEDIKNRILIPYQNLYVQLYIDQVDGQLEGVRFISPNTLVKHQPYDMTYLGEIIEAPKPSSTVQTEVDRSMERQTLELTNQIREEHNLPVLEESEKLATLSWEHSQEMIFQKYSSHAERTTELFSNRLKAAGITSAKAGENTAFNYIDAIETVHGWLNSPKHRDVLLNPSFTHTGVGVYNKYYTQSFIAHNKTIETTEED, translated from the coding sequence ATGAATGATAATATAAGTGAGAATAAACCACTTGAGTCACCAGTTCAGCATGGTTCACCGATTGCAGTGCCAGAAAAGGGGCAACTAATCGACGGGGATGGAATGCCAAGACCTACGGAAGGGATTTCGATTTATGTCGGTGGGAAATCAGAAAAGTTAGAAGAAGCATTTGGCAAACCGACACGTGTAGAACCTTCAAGTTTTCAATATGAATGGTGGATATATACAGAAGAACCGCGTTTCATGGCGAGTGTACTAAAAGGGAAAGTAAATCAAATATATACTGCAGATACGACAGTAGATGTTTCACCTTTTACCATTCGGCAGGACGTAGAAGAGATTCATCGATTTACACCGATTGAGTCGGAAATAAACGTCACGATCAAGGATAATATTTATACATTTTCATTAAACAGTGAAGATATTAAAAATCGAATTCTTATACCGTACCAGAACTTATACGTTCAGTTATATATCGATCAGGTAGACGGACAGTTAGAAGGCGTTCGTTTTATTAGTCCGAATACATTAGTGAAGCATCAGCCGTACGACATGACTTATTTAGGTGAGATAATCGAGGCGCCAAAACCGTCCTCCACAGTACAAACAGAAGTAGATCGGTCGATGGAAAGACAGACGCTGGAGTTAACAAATCAAATACGAGAGGAACACAATCTCCCTGTCCTGGAAGAAAGTGAAAAATTGGCTACGCTGTCTTGGGAGCATAGCCAAGAAATGATATTTCAAAAATATAGCTCACACGCTGAACGTACCACAGAACTATTTTCGAATCGTTTAAAAGCTGCTGGAATTACTAGTGCAAAAGCAGGTGAGAATACAGCGTTTAATTATATTGACGCAATCGAAACTGTGCATGGTTGGCTAAACTCTCCAAAGCACAGAGACGTTTTATTGAATCCTTCATTTACACATACTGGAGTCGGCGTGTATAACAAATATTACACTCAATCCTTTATTGCTCACAATAAGACGATTGAAACAACGGAAGAAGACTAA
- a CDS encoding aspartate kinase — translation MSRESWDSMIIQKFGGIAMRNQQQRAKCIQHIQRALLKYEAVVVVVSAMGRGPDAYSTDQLLNVTDAFANSGEARDLAAACGELISAAVLSAELSKTGVDNTIVYGQNTGIRTTGDFCNATIEKVNTSHLLETLQNHSCLIVPGFQGMNKQGQFMTLGRGGSDLTAIALAAALQASHVEFYKDVPAVMSADPHKTTHYKAFDRLTFDKFLPLLDCSRPIIQKKAAKYAKKMQYLFTFEALHLRKKGRGSFLSLLPLFQSSYCEQ, via the coding sequence ATGTCACGAGAAAGTTGGGATTCTATGATTATCCAAAAATTCGGCGGAATTGCTATGCGGAATCAGCAACAACGTGCGAAGTGCATTCAACATATTCAGCGAGCTTTATTGAAATATGAGGCGGTAGTCGTTGTAGTTTCTGCTATGGGGAGAGGTCCGGATGCATACTCAACCGATCAATTGCTTAACGTTACAGATGCTTTTGCAAACTCTGGAGAAGCGCGGGATTTGGCTGCTGCATGCGGAGAATTAATATCAGCCGCTGTTCTGTCTGCAGAATTAAGTAAAACAGGGGTGGATAACACGATTGTCTATGGACAAAATACAGGCATCCGTACTACTGGCGATTTTTGTAATGCAACTATTGAAAAAGTCAATACGAGTCATTTGTTGGAAACATTACAAAACCATTCTTGTTTAATCGTTCCAGGATTCCAGGGAATGAATAAACAAGGGCAATTTATGACATTAGGGAGAGGCGGCAGTGATTTAACCGCTATCGCTTTAGCTGCAGCGTTGCAAGCGAGCCATGTAGAGTTTTATAAAGACGTTCCTGCGGTCATGTCAGCCGATCCACACAAGACCACGCACTACAAAGCATTCGATAGATTAACATTTGATAAGTTTTTACCACTACTCGATTGCAGTCGACCGATCATACAGAAGAAAGCCGCAAAATATGCAAAAAAAATGCAATACCTCTTCACATTCGAGGCATTGCATCTGAGAAAGAAGGGACGTGGATCCTTCCTTAGTCTTCTTCCGTTGTTTCAATCGTCTTATTGTGAGCAATAA